Proteins encoded by one window of Zerene cesonia ecotype Mississippi chromosome 8, Zerene_cesonia_1.1, whole genome shotgun sequence:
- the LOC119828861 gene encoding DNA-directed RNA polymerase II subunit RPB7 — MFYHISLEHEVLLHPRYFGPQLLDTVKEKLYTEVEGTCTGKYGFVIAVTTIDSIGAGLIQPGQGFVVYPVKYKAIVFRPFKGEVLDAIVTQVNKVGMFAQIGPLSCFISHHSIPADMEFCPNVNPPCYKSKQEDNVIQEEDVIRLKIVGTRVDATGIFAIGTLMDDYLGLVTQ, encoded by the exons atgttttatcac ATTTCTTTAGAGCACGAAGTTCTATTGCACCCTAGATACTTTGGACCCCAGTTGTTAGACACAGTCAAAGAAAAACTGTATACAGAAGTAGAAGGAACATGTACAGGAAA ATATGGATTTGTTATAGCAGTGACAACGATCGATAGTATTGGAGCTGGGCTAATACAGCCCGGTCAAGGTTTTGTAGTATATCcagttaaatataaagcaattGTATTCAGACCTTTTAAAGGAGAAGTTTTAGATGCTATTGTAACACAAGTTAATaag GTTGGAATGTTTGCGCAAATAGGACCCTTGAGCTGTTTCATTTCCCATCAT tcaATACCAGCTGACATGGAATTCTGTCCCAATGTGAACCCTCCCTGCTATAAAAGTAAACAGGAAGATAATGtcattcaagaggaagatgttatcagattaaaaattgttgGAACAAGGGTTGATGCTACAGGCATT tttgCAATTGGGACTCTCATGGATGATTATCTAGGATTAGtgacacaataa
- the LOC119828860 gene encoding ras-related protein Rab-8A isoform X2: MAKTYDYLFKLLLIGDSGVGKTSILFRFSEDAFNISFISTIGIDFKIRTIDLDGKKVKLQIWDTAGQERFRTITTAYYRGSMGIMLVYDVTNEKSFENIKNWIRNIEENASADVEKMILGNKCDLDAKRQVSKERGEQLAIEYQIKFVETSAKDSLNVEYAFYTLARDIKAKMEKKQEASNPPGGRGGTHQLKATDQQRKPTSWLSRCSIL; encoded by the exons atgGCAAAAACttacgattatttatttaaattgcttcTCATAGGTGATTCAGGAGTCGGAAAAAcatctatattatttagattttcagAAGATGCCTTCAATATCTCATTTATATCCACTATTG GCATTGACTTCAAAATACGAACAATTGATCTTGAtggtaaaaaagtaaaattacaaatatg GGATACGGCCGGTCAAGAAAGATTCCGCACGATAACAACAGCTTATTATCGAGGATCCATGGGAATAATGCTTGTATATGATGTTACAAATGAGAAGAgttttgaaaacataaaaaattggatAAGAAACATAGAGGAAAATGCAAGTGCAGATGTTGAAAAGATGATTCTTGGCAATAAGTGTGATTTAGACGCAAAACGACAG GTCTCTAAGGAAAGGGGAGAACAATTAGCAATagagtatcaaataaaatttgtagaaacATCAGCAAAGGATTCGTTAAATGTGGAATACGCTTTTTATACACTAGCAAGGGATATCAAAGCCAAGATGGAGAAGAAGCAG gAGGCGAGCAACCCACCCGGTGGCAGAGGCGGCACCCACCAATTGAAAGCAACAGACCAGCAGCGCAAGCCCACCTCGTGGCTGTCTCGTTGCTCCATCCTCTGA
- the LOC119828860 gene encoding ras-related protein Rab-8A isoform X1 — MAKTYDYLFKLLLIGDSGVGKTSILFRFSEDAFNISFISTIGIDFKIRTIDLDGKKVKLQIWDTAGQERFRTITTAYYRGSMGIMLVYDVTNEKSFENIKNWIRNIEENASADVEKMILGNKCDLDAKRQVSKERGEQLAIEYQIKFVETSAKDSLNVEYAFYTLARDIKAKMEKKQKEASNPPGGRGGTHQLKATDQQRKPTSWLSRCSIL, encoded by the exons atgGCAAAAACttacgattatttatttaaattgcttcTCATAGGTGATTCAGGAGTCGGAAAAAcatctatattatttagattttcagAAGATGCCTTCAATATCTCATTTATATCCACTATTG GCATTGACTTCAAAATACGAACAATTGATCTTGAtggtaaaaaagtaaaattacaaatatg GGATACGGCCGGTCAAGAAAGATTCCGCACGATAACAACAGCTTATTATCGAGGATCCATGGGAATAATGCTTGTATATGATGTTACAAATGAGAAGAgttttgaaaacataaaaaattggatAAGAAACATAGAGGAAAATGCAAGTGCAGATGTTGAAAAGATGATTCTTGGCAATAAGTGTGATTTAGACGCAAAACGACAG GTCTCTAAGGAAAGGGGAGAACAATTAGCAATagagtatcaaataaaatttgtagaaacATCAGCAAAGGATTCGTTAAATGTGGAATACGCTTTTTATACACTAGCAAGGGATATCAAAGCCAAGATGGAGAAGAAGCAG aag gAGGCGAGCAACCCACCCGGTGGCAGAGGCGGCACCCACCAATTGAAAGCAACAGACCAGCAGCGCAAGCCCACCTCGTGGCTGTCTCGTTGCTCCATCCTCTGA